Within the Verrucomicrobiia bacterium genome, the region AGCCTGTTTCAAAACTTCAACCAATTCTTCTCGAAACGATTTGGTCTGATGATGCTTCTCTTGGTTCGCGATATACGACTGCACTGATTCTCGGGCTGTAGGACTCACAGTGAACGCAGCATAACCTTCTTGCCATTGGAATTGCCGTTCAAGGCTTCTATCAGTTACCCAAAGGGATGAAGATTTCTTCAAGTCACGCATGAAGTCGGAGAGACAATGCGTTGGTTTGAGTGCAACGAGGAGATGAACGTGATCGGACACGCCGCCGACACCTTGAGGTGTTCCACCCAAGCCACGAACAGTACCGCCGAGGTATTCATGGAGTTTGTCGCGCCATTCTTTGGTGATGAAAGGTTCGCGGTTTTTGGTGGCGAAGATGAGGTGGTAATGAAAGCTGGTGTGGGTGGATGGCATATCTGTTCTTTTGCTGGCACCCCTCCGGGGTGCATTTCTTTTTTGATTGGTTACCGGTGGTGTCGCTCGTGCCTCGCGAAACCACCGGCTACATGCTGTAAAGCCTCCGGCTTTGGGAAAAGGGCTTTTCGTTGCGTTGTTTAATCTTAAATCATTGGGCATTGCTCATTCCTTCGTCATTCGGATTTGGTCATTCGTCATTAACACCGAGGACGAAGGACGACGACGAGTACGAGGACGATTTACTACGTCCTAAACAACACCGATTCCCGTTTGAACGCCTGCA harbors:
- the tnpA gene encoding IS200/IS605 family transposase, which produces MPSTHTSFHYHLIFATKNREPFITKEWRDKLHEYLGGTVRGLGGTPQGVGGVSDHVHLLVALKPTHCLSDFMRDLKKSSSLWVTDRSLERQFQWQEGYAAFTVSPTARESVQSYIANQEKHHQTKSFREELVEVLKQAGVEFDEQYLD